A stretch of the Desulfuromonas sp. TF genome encodes the following:
- a CDS encoding PCYCGC motif-containing (lipo)protein — protein sequence MIRKLLMTVCLPLLIAALAAPAVAVDQQEFDRILQLKMEDLTAEASALLEKKYPEEDWDAFRFPKFVFSSDPVETGYRIAVKEPEMLRKIPCYCFCDAMGHKTLLDCFVKDGKTGGKYDDHAVSCNICYGQAMLALLWKNAGASDEEITKGMERKFEGLLKQRGGEAQTGG from the coding sequence ATGATTCGCAAATTACTGATGACCGTCTGTCTCCCACTGCTGATCGCAGCCCTTGCAGCCCCGGCCGTGGCCGTCGACCAGCAGGAATTCGACCGCATCCTTCAATTGAAGATGGAGGATCTGACCGCGGAAGCTTCGGCCCTGCTGGAGAAGAAGTATCCCGAAGAGGACTGGGACGCCTTCCGGTTTCCCAAGTTCGTCTTCTCCAGCGATCCGGTGGAGACAGGTTACCGGATCGCGGTCAAGGAACCCGAGATGTTGCGGAAAATCCCCTGCTACTGCTTCTGCGATGCCATGGGGCACAAAACCCTGCTGGACTGCTTTGTCAAAGACGGAAAGACCGGCGGCAAGTACGACGACCATGCAGTCTCTTGCAACATCTGCTATGGCCAGGCGATGCTGGCGCTGTTGTGGAAGAATGCGGGCGCGAGCGATGAGGAAATAACCAAGGGGATGGAACGGAAATTTGAGGGTCTGCTGAAGCAGAGAGGCGGAGAAGCTCAAACCGGCGGATGA
- a CDS encoding cytochrome b N-terminal domain-containing protein → MRRNFLHHLHPPQIRQRTVHPLTTLGLGIASLTCLGVLLATGFTLFLYYVPDQEKAYERILHISTTLHYGGLVRNLHFVAANALVILAVLHLARVFLTGAYRGRRLNWLYGLAMLFLLLLSNFTGYLLPWDQISYWAAQVGAGLAAYFPLVGTEAQRLVLGGTEVSGETLLRSFALHAGAVPLLLVVLAALHLWRIRKDGGLAAPPAADRERLPTDPWLYRAEGAVALLTFAALVGLALVLPATLAERADPLHPPNPAKAPWYFVGLQEMVSHSAFFGGVVAPALIAIFLISVPWLDRSPNSGGQWFARDRRRLDIFFILLLLSQITLIIVGRWLRGPNWALVWPFSP, encoded by the coding sequence ATGAGACGCAATTTCCTCCACCATCTCCATCCGCCGCAAATCAGGCAAAGGACGGTGCATCCCCTGACCACCCTCGGGCTGGGAATCGCCAGCCTCACCTGTCTGGGGGTGCTGCTGGCGACCGGCTTCACTTTGTTCCTCTACTACGTACCGGATCAGGAGAAGGCTTACGAGCGCATCCTGCATATCTCCACCACCCTCCATTACGGAGGGCTGGTGCGAAATCTCCACTTTGTCGCCGCCAACGCCCTGGTTATCCTGGCGGTCCTTCACCTCGCCCGGGTCTTTCTCACCGGCGCCTACCGGGGGCGGCGCCTGAACTGGCTCTACGGCCTGGCCATGCTGTTTCTCCTGCTGCTGTCCAACTTCACCGGCTATCTCCTTCCCTGGGACCAGATCTCGTACTGGGCGGCGCAGGTCGGCGCCGGCCTCGCGGCCTATTTCCCCCTCGTCGGCACCGAGGCCCAGCGCCTCGTGCTCGGCGGCACCGAGGTCAGCGGAGAAACCCTTCTTCGCTCCTTCGCCCTGCACGCCGGCGCCGTCCCGTTGCTCCTCGTTGTCCTGGCCGCCCTGCATCTCTGGCGCATTCGAAAGGACGGAGGCCTAGCGGCGCCGCCGGCCGCCGACAGGGAGCGGCTGCCGACCGATCCCTGGCTCTACCGGGCGGAGGGCGCGGTCGCCCTGCTGACCTTCGCCGCCCTGGTCGGTCTGGCCCTCGTCCTCCCCGCGACTCTGGCCGAGCGGGCCGACCCCCTGCATCCGCCGAATCCGGCCAAGGCCCCCTGGTACTTCGTCGGCCTGCAGGAGATGGTCAGCCATTCCGCGTTCTTCGGCGGCGTCGTTGCCCCGGCCCTGATCGCCATTTTCCTGATTTCCGTCCCATGGCTAGACCGCAGCCCGAATTCCGGAGGACAATGGTTCGCTCGCGACCGCCGCCGGCTGGATATTTTCTTCATCCTCCTTCTCCTCAGCCAGATTACCCTTATCATCGTCGGCCGCTGGCTGAGGGGCCCGAACTGGGCCCTTGTGTGGCCTTTCTCACCCTAA
- a CDS encoding ubiquinol-cytochrome c reductase iron-sulfur subunit, with product MNELRNPGRRAWLRRGLLYTLLGSTFAAFAGILADVWRAAGRFSSARWTEVAPLAALSAEKTFPFPERQVAVIRDGDRLAGISLRCTHLGCLVNTMDQGFFCPCHGSEFGPRGEVFSGPAKVDLPWHAVRLVGDRVWIHTGEKRAEPMWVELEKQPRVVSPGSKV from the coding sequence ATGAACGAATTGCGGAACCCAGGGCGCCGCGCATGGCTCCGTAGGGGATTGCTTTACACCCTGCTCGGCAGTACTTTCGCCGCCTTCGCCGGCATTCTGGCCGACGTCTGGAGGGCGGCCGGACGATTCTCTTCTGCTCGATGGACGGAAGTTGCGCCCCTCGCCGCACTCTCCGCCGAGAAGACCTTCCCCTTTCCGGAGCGGCAGGTGGCGGTCATCCGCGATGGAGATCGCCTCGCCGGCATCAGTCTCAGATGCACGCACCTGGGCTGCCTGGTGAACACCATGGACCAGGGCTTCTTCTGCCCCTGCCACGGCAGCGAGTTCGGTCCGCGGGGAGAAGTATTCAGCGGTCCGGCCAAGGTCGATCTTCCATGGCATGCCGTGCGATTAGTGGGAGACCGCGTGTGGATTCACACGGGGGAGAAGCGGGCCGAGCCGATGTGGGTAGAACTTGAAAAGCAGCCCCGAGTCGTGAGTCCCGGGTCCAAGGTCTAA